One genomic window of Scylla paramamosain isolate STU-SP2022 chromosome 20, ASM3559412v1, whole genome shotgun sequence includes the following:
- the LOC135110262 gene encoding uncharacterized protein LOC135110262 isoform X1: MTSAGEAGRGGSPGADEKTNEEYFASYEDVEIHRLMVSDAPRTQAYASAIRKNKHLFEGKVAMDVGAGTGILSLFMAAAGARRVHAVEASGMAAIIDKVAEDNGFRDVIQVHHARVEDVTLPDDEKVDVIVSEWMGFYLLHESMLNSVISARDRFLSEDGTIFPSEARIYACPCSLQTLYREQINFWDDVYDFNMTAVKNYALKSKMIKPEVCLIKEDDLLAEPACVKRFNLRWVTEEEVKLFAETTFVGINQPGTYQGLSLWFECDFDGREYDEDGQEVGALITLSTSPMSPATHWKQTVVVLGYGVAQTPEQPALLCQENLNASIDSVCPSPATNNGKTEVHNGSPQQNLENGSQNMETCDNTIQPDFANLVEKDEVVGWKLVFAQSEENTRHYTMTVEMLDPEEVEHPMPCGCPTPRCAIIAKMMEQDEDGNDIIDCT, from the exons ATGACCTCTGCGGGCGAGGCTGGCCGCGGGGGCTCGCCGGGGGCTGACGAGAAGACCAACGAGGAATACTTCGCCAGTTACGAGGACGTGGAG ATCCACCGCCTGATGGTGAGTGATGCCCCGCGGACTCAGGCGTACGCCTCGGCCATCAGGAAAAACAAGCACCTGTTTGAGGGGAAGGTTGCCATGGATGTTGGTGCTGGCACAG GCATCCTGTCCCTGTTTATGGCTGCTGCGGGGGCCAGGCGGGTTCACGCTGTGGAGGCCAGTGGAATGGCAGCCATCATTGATAAGGTGGCGGAGGACAACGGCTTCAGGGACGTGATACAGGTCCACCATGCCAGGGTGGAAGACGTCACTCTCCCAGATGACGAGAAAGTGGACGTCATAGTGTCTGAGTGGATGGGCTTCTATTTGCTCCATGAGTCCATGCTGAACTCAGTTATCTCAGCGAGGGACCGTTTTCTGTCTGAGGATGGCACCATCTTCCCCTCTGAGGCAAGGATCTATGCTTGTCCGTGCTCCTTACAGACACTCTACCGGGAGCAGATCAACTTCTGGGATGACGTTTATGATTTTAACATGACTGCTGTGAAGAACTATGCACTTAAGTCAAAAATGATCAAGCCAGAAGTGTGTCTCATCAAGGAAGATGACCTGTTAGCAGAGCCAGCCTGCGTCAAAAGGTTTAACCTGCGTTGGGTGacagaagaagaggtgaagctcTTTGCTGAGACAACATTTGTGGGAATCAACCAGCCAGGCACATACCAGGGACTGTCTCTCTGGTTTGAGTGTGACTTTGATGGCAGAGAGTATGATGAGGACGGGCAGGAAGTAGGTGCCCTCAtcactctctccacctcccccatGAGCCCTGCCACACACTGGAAGCAGACAGTGGTGGTGCTTGGCTATGGGGTTGCCCAAACTCCAGAACAGCCAGCATTACTGTGCCAAGAAAACCTCAATGCCAGTATAGATAGTGTATGTCCCTCCCCAGCCACAAATAATGGCAAGACAGAAGTTCACAATGGTTCACCTCAACAGAACCTGGAGAATGGATCACAGAACATGGAGACCTGTGACAATACCATCCAGCCAGACTTTGCCAACCTGGTGGAGAAGGACGAGGTGGTGGGGTGGAAGCTGGTGTTTGCACAGAGTGAGGAGAACACCCGCCACTACACCATGACAGTGGAGATGCTGGACCCAGAGGAGGTGGAGCACCCCATGCCCTGTGGTTGCCCCACGCCCCGCTGTGCCATCATTGCCAAGATGATGGAGCAGGATGAGGATGGCAATGATATTATTGATTGCACATAA
- the LOC135110262 gene encoding uncharacterized protein LOC135110262 isoform X2 yields the protein MMIHRLMVSDAPRTQAYASAIRKNKHLFEGKVAMDVGAGTGILSLFMAAAGARRVHAVEASGMAAIIDKVAEDNGFRDVIQVHHARVEDVTLPDDEKVDVIVSEWMGFYLLHESMLNSVISARDRFLSEDGTIFPSEARIYACPCSLQTLYREQINFWDDVYDFNMTAVKNYALKSKMIKPEVCLIKEDDLLAEPACVKRFNLRWVTEEEVKLFAETTFVGINQPGTYQGLSLWFECDFDGREYDEDGQEVGALITLSTSPMSPATHWKQTVVVLGYGVAQTPEQPALLCQENLNASIDSVCPSPATNNGKTEVHNGSPQQNLENGSQNMETCDNTIQPDFANLVEKDEVVGWKLVFAQSEENTRHYTMTVEMLDPEEVEHPMPCGCPTPRCAIIAKMMEQDEDGNDIIDCT from the exons atgatG ATCCACCGCCTGATGGTGAGTGATGCCCCGCGGACTCAGGCGTACGCCTCGGCCATCAGGAAAAACAAGCACCTGTTTGAGGGGAAGGTTGCCATGGATGTTGGTGCTGGCACAG GCATCCTGTCCCTGTTTATGGCTGCTGCGGGGGCCAGGCGGGTTCACGCTGTGGAGGCCAGTGGAATGGCAGCCATCATTGATAAGGTGGCGGAGGACAACGGCTTCAGGGACGTGATACAGGTCCACCATGCCAGGGTGGAAGACGTCACTCTCCCAGATGACGAGAAAGTGGACGTCATAGTGTCTGAGTGGATGGGCTTCTATTTGCTCCATGAGTCCATGCTGAACTCAGTTATCTCAGCGAGGGACCGTTTTCTGTCTGAGGATGGCACCATCTTCCCCTCTGAGGCAAGGATCTATGCTTGTCCGTGCTCCTTACAGACACTCTACCGGGAGCAGATCAACTTCTGGGATGACGTTTATGATTTTAACATGACTGCTGTGAAGAACTATGCACTTAAGTCAAAAATGATCAAGCCAGAAGTGTGTCTCATCAAGGAAGATGACCTGTTAGCAGAGCCAGCCTGCGTCAAAAGGTTTAACCTGCGTTGGGTGacagaagaagaggtgaagctcTTTGCTGAGACAACATTTGTGGGAATCAACCAGCCAGGCACATACCAGGGACTGTCTCTCTGGTTTGAGTGTGACTTTGATGGCAGAGAGTATGATGAGGACGGGCAGGAAGTAGGTGCCCTCAtcactctctccacctcccccatGAGCCCTGCCACACACTGGAAGCAGACAGTGGTGGTGCTTGGCTATGGGGTTGCCCAAACTCCAGAACAGCCAGCATTACTGTGCCAAGAAAACCTCAATGCCAGTATAGATAGTGTATGTCCCTCCCCAGCCACAAATAATGGCAAGACAGAAGTTCACAATGGTTCACCTCAACAGAACCTGGAGAATGGATCACAGAACATGGAGACCTGTGACAATACCATCCAGCCAGACTTTGCCAACCTGGTGGAGAAGGACGAGGTGGTGGGGTGGAAGCTGGTGTTTGCACAGAGTGAGGAGAACACCCGCCACTACACCATGACAGTGGAGATGCTGGACCCAGAGGAGGTGGAGCACCCCATGCCCTGTGGTTGCCCCACGCCCCGCTGTGCCATCATTGCCAAGATGATGGAGCAGGATGAGGATGGCAATGATATTATTGATTGCACATAA
- the LOC135110263 gene encoding actin-related protein 2/3 complex subunit 3-like — MPAYHCNLPHPGTVVGNMAMLPLRTKYRGPAPLMAGEGIDVVDEALQYFKANVFFRTYEVKGECDRTLIYVTLYITECLKKLAKCKDKNTGSNEMYSLAVSKFPIPGDPTFPLNAVYGKPKNDADLELMQQYLQQLRQETGLRVCERVFNTPDGKPSKWWLCFTKKKFMDKSLLAPSA, encoded by the exons ATGCCT GCGTACCACTGCAACCTGCCGCACCCTGGCACCGTGGTGGGCAACATGGCCATGCTGCCGCTGAGGACCAAGTACCGCGGCCCCGCCCCTCTTATGGCCGGCGAGGGCATCGACGTGGTGGACGAGGCGCTGCAGTACTTCAAGGCTAATGTGTTCTTCCGCACCTACGAGGTCAAG GGTGAGTGTGACCGAACGCTAATCTATGTCACCCTGTACATCACTGAGTGCCTCAAGAAGCTGGCCAAGTGCAAAGACAAGAACACCGGCTCCAATGAGATGTACTCTCTTGCTGTGTCCAAGTTCCCCATCCCTGGCGACCCAACCTTCCCCCTCAACGCCGTCTATGGCAAGCCCAAGAATGATGCCGACCTGG AGCTGATGCAGCAGTACCTCCAGCAGCTCCGGCAGGAGACGGGCCTGAGGGTGTGTGAGCGCGTCTTCAACACCCCTGATGGGAAGCCCTCCAAGTGGTGGCTGTGCTTCACCAAGAAGAAGTTCATGGACAAGTCTCTGCTGGCCCCTAGTGCATAA